Proteins co-encoded in one Timaviella obliquedivisa GSE-PSE-MK23-08B genomic window:
- a CDS encoding homoserine dehydrogenase codes for MAFKIGLLGLGTVGAGTAEILLNPAQRHPLLQELEIHRVGVRSLDKPRPISLPPHLLTTDLESIVSDPEIDIVIEVMGGLEPARSLILKAIAHGKHVVTANKAAIARFGDEIFTAANQAGVYVLLEAAVAGGIPVVEPLKQSLCANRIHTLMGIVNGTTNYILTRMQTEGSSFDDVLADAQQLGYAEADPTADVEGLDAADKIAILASLAFGKRINLEEVYCEGIRQITAADITYAERLGFVIKLLATAQRDGDSEFPDRLQVRVHPTLVPKTHPLTNVNGVYNAVLIEGDPVGQVMFYGPGAGAGPTASAVVADTLNIAAILKVGRGSAVHADGRPLLDPLLACSHQDYAAIAPIDDLTTRFYARVLTQDFPGVIGRLGTTFGNHEVSLESVVQIGLRDHQAEIVVITHCVKEGNFRKALEEIRSFDAVSNVPSVLRVL; via the coding sequence GTGGCTTTCAAGATTGGGCTATTAGGATTAGGTACGGTTGGGGCTGGCACTGCCGAAATTTTGCTCAATCCGGCACAGCGTCATCCTTTGTTGCAGGAGCTAGAAATTCATCGGGTGGGAGTACGATCGCTCGACAAACCTCGACCTATTTCTTTGCCTCCCCATCTCCTTACCACTGACTTGGAATCGATCGTTAGTGATCCTGAAATCGATATTGTTATAGAGGTCATGGGTGGGCTAGAACCTGCTCGATCGCTCATTCTCAAAGCGATCGCTCATGGTAAGCACGTCGTCACAGCCAATAAGGCAGCGATCGCGCGCTTTGGCGACGAAATCTTCACAGCGGCAAATCAAGCCGGAGTCTACGTTCTTCTCGAAGCCGCCGTTGCTGGTGGAATTCCGGTCGTTGAACCGTTAAAGCAATCTCTTTGTGCTAACCGCATTCACACCCTGATGGGCATCGTTAACGGCACAACTAACTACATTTTGACGCGGATGCAGACTGAAGGCAGCAGCTTTGATGACGTTCTGGCAGATGCTCAGCAACTGGGCTATGCCGAAGCCGACCCGACTGCCGATGTTGAGGGACTGGATGCGGCAGACAAAATTGCGATCTTGGCTTCCCTGGCATTTGGCAAGCGCATCAACTTAGAAGAAGTCTATTGCGAGGGCATTCGCCAAATTACAGCCGCCGATATTACTTATGCTGAACGTCTAGGCTTTGTGATTAAACTTTTAGCAACGGCACAACGCGATGGAGATTCAGAGTTTCCCGATCGCCTTCAAGTGAGAGTTCACCCAACTTTGGTTCCTAAAACTCATCCGCTTACCAACGTCAATGGCGTGTACAACGCGGTACTCATAGAAGGCGATCCGGTGGGACAAGTCATGTTTTATGGCCCTGGTGCTGGTGCCGGCCCTACCGCTAGTGCAGTGGTAGCAGATACTTTAAATATCGCAGCCATTCTAAAGGTCGGGCGTGGTTCAGCCGTTCATGCTGATGGTCGCCCGCTCCTCGACCCGCTGTTGGCTTGCTCTCACCAGGACTATGCCGCGATCGCCCCGATCGATGATCTGACAACCCGCTTCTATGCCCGCGTTCTTACGCAAGATTTCCCTGGCGTAATTGGTCGGCTGGGCACTACGTTTGGCAACCATGAAGTTAGCTTAGAATCGGTCGTGCAAATTGGTTTACGAGATCATCAGGCAGAGATTGTAGTGATTACGCATTGTGTCAAAGAAGGCAATTTCCGAAAAGCACTAGAGGAAATTCGATCGTTTGATGCAGTGTCGAATGTGCCGAGTGTGTTGCGAGTGTTGTAA
- the sppA gene encoding signal peptide peptidase SppA, with product MRDFFKNVLATFVGLFLFLTLGIAGLAAFWVAIATSARDSEPTVEARSVLTLDLSQSITDANPETSAREVIGSALGGGDRENSIALRLVLESLEQAAKDPRIVGLYLSGNVQGTGFATLREVRLALQKFRDLGKPIYAYDNTSWQEKDYYLTSVANTILLHPTGLLEINGLDVETPFFAGALQKYGVGVQVLRVGKYKSAIEPFLLSGNSSANKEQTQKWLTDLWNEFLAASAKSRKLTPQKIQAIADKEGIILSGSAKSLGLVDKIAHEDEVIAELQKLTGEDKDTHSFRQIDLGDYAQTLQDGEKSSPNKVAVVYAEGDIVSGKGGSESIGGETLAELMRDLRNDSDVKAIVLRVNSPGGSATASERVAREVFLTNREKPVIASMGNLAASGGYQISAYATQIFASPNTITGSIGVFGVLPNFQKIAQNNGITWDSIKTGRFADSDTISRPKTAEELAIGQRVVNQIYDEFLTIVSTSRAIAKPKVNELAQGRVWSGLEAQKIGLVDELGGIEDAIQAAAKQAKLGDDWELDEYPKSNSFEVKLLGQLFNSYFPPPDRTAPIDPLTAEIQRFQQDFATLKAMNDPLGAYSRLPFTPRID from the coding sequence ATGCGCGATTTTTTTAAGAATGTTCTGGCTACCTTTGTAGGTTTGTTCTTGTTTTTGACGTTAGGAATTGCAGGGCTGGCAGCTTTTTGGGTGGCGATCGCGACTAGCGCCCGTGATTCTGAACCGACCGTAGAAGCTCGCTCAGTCCTGACCCTCGATTTATCTCAATCGATCACTGATGCTAACCCTGAGACGAGTGCGCGCGAGGTGATTGGTTCGGCGTTGGGTGGGGGCGATCGAGAGAATTCTATTGCGCTGCGGCTGGTGTTAGAGTCGTTAGAACAAGCTGCAAAAGACCCGCGAATTGTGGGCTTATACTTGAGCGGAAACGTTCAGGGAACCGGGTTTGCGACGCTGCGCGAAGTCAGGCTGGCATTGCAGAAATTTCGGGACTTGGGCAAGCCAATCTATGCCTACGACAATACGAGTTGGCAGGAAAAAGACTACTACCTCACCTCAGTTGCCAATACAATTTTGTTGCATCCGACGGGGTTACTAGAAATTAATGGACTGGACGTTGAGACACCTTTTTTTGCAGGCGCGTTGCAGAAATATGGCGTAGGCGTTCAGGTATTGCGCGTGGGTAAGTATAAGTCAGCGATCGAGCCTTTCTTGCTCAGCGGCAATAGTTCAGCCAATAAAGAGCAAACCCAAAAATGGCTGACAGATTTGTGGAACGAGTTTTTGGCTGCCTCTGCCAAGAGCCGCAAACTGACACCGCAAAAAATACAGGCGATCGCTGACAAAGAAGGGATAATTCTCTCCGGCTCAGCTAAATCTTTGGGACTGGTAGACAAAATTGCCCATGAAGATGAAGTCATTGCCGAATTGCAAAAGCTGACCGGAGAAGACAAAGATACGCACTCTTTCCGCCAGATTGATTTAGGAGATTACGCCCAAACGTTGCAAGATGGAGAGAAATCATCTCCCAACAAGGTTGCTGTAGTCTACGCCGAGGGCGACATTGTCAGCGGTAAGGGTGGCTCTGAGTCGATTGGTGGCGAAACGTTGGCAGAGCTAATGCGTGACCTACGGAATGATAGCGATGTTAAGGCGATCGTGCTGCGCGTCAACAGTCCGGGCGGTAGTGCCACTGCTTCAGAGCGAGTTGCCCGTGAGGTATTTTTGACGAATCGTGAAAAGCCCGTGATTGCCTCTATGGGAAACCTTGCAGCTTCAGGGGGCTATCAAATTTCTGCTTATGCCACTCAGATTTTTGCATCGCCTAATACAATTACTGGCTCGATTGGAGTATTTGGGGTATTGCCCAACTTTCAAAAAATTGCTCAGAATAACGGTATCACCTGGGACAGCATTAAAACGGGGCGCTTTGCGGACAGCGATACAATTTCTCGCCCAAAAACTGCCGAAGAGTTAGCGATCGGGCAACGAGTGGTTAATCAAATTTACGACGAATTCTTGACCATCGTTTCGACTTCGCGGGCGATCGCTAAACCCAAGGTGAACGAACTTGCTCAAGGACGGGTTTGGTCGGGTTTAGAGGCTCAGAAAATCGGCTTGGTTGATGAGCTAGGCGGCATAGAAGATGCCATTCAGGCTGCTGCTAAGCAAGCCAAACTAGGCGATGATTGGGAACTAGATGAGTATCCTAAATCCAACTCGTTTGAAGTGAAGTTGCTGGGGCAACTGTTCAATAGCTACTTCCCCCCACCCGATCGCACTGCCCCGATTGATCCTCTAACAGCAGAAATTCAGAGATTTCAGCAAGATTTTGCGACTCTCAAGGCAATGAACGATCCGTTAGGTGCCTACAGCCGCTTACCCTTTACGCCAAGAATTGACTAA
- a CDS encoding HAD-IC family P-type ATPase, protein MDSLISRPSGLSESEVLARRAAGFGNNVKLQTSRSYRQIFQENLFTFINAMFFAISVVMFLLHRVGDGVLVVIVIFGGVLVNICQEIWAKQQLDKIALLSRPKATVIREDREQDIDPSEIVLGDLLLVQPGDQILVDGQIVGEGRIEVDESLLTGESDLILKQINMPVYSGSFCVSGTACYETHKVGTDTLAFKLMIGARAFRRSATPLQVEINVVIRVFMLISCFLWTLVGISFFSSSYSLPEIVQRAAVVAGLVPAGLLLAITLAYGLGAVRMVGQDVLIQQSNAVESLSNVDTLCLDKTGTLTTNQLRLREIFAFDRPQAEIAALLADYAASTTAGNKTTEALAKFSEGSLLSPCYPKAEVPFSSARKWSAIAFDDLDRQGVYILGAPEILASVMPLSAKLKDLIQSQAQQGLRVILFAHSLDLTAVQDPEHPKLPHDLRPLALLSFDDQLRPEAYATLQGFFAAGIEVKIISGDNPQTVAALAKQAGLGTEVQVISGQELAEMDENQFAQAAETCNVFGRISPDQKAKLVRKMRLAGRYVAMIGDGVNDLLSLKQANLAIAMESGSKATRGVADIVLLKDSFGALPRAFLEGQRIRNGIQDVLKLFMIRTFCVTLLIFATAIVTDSFPLQNKQSAVVALIGVGFPTLFIPIWAKPGLLPRRSMVRSILHFVIPATLTLTFVSLFVYLFYLVVAVLDLPPGSGLAEVNHAVPRSALVTILIMGQLLLMPFLKPPTTAWVGGEPLSGDKRYSIVAIALFGLYLLVLAVSPVRQFFELYPLGIANYLFIGLIALEWCLVLRFMWRSRFLDRFLGVDLS, encoded by the coding sequence ATGGATAGCCTAATCTCCCGCCCATCTGGGCTGAGTGAATCAGAAGTTTTGGCTCGACGTGCAGCCGGATTTGGAAACAACGTCAAGCTTCAAACCAGCCGTTCCTACAGGCAGATTTTTCAAGAAAATCTCTTTACATTCATTAACGCAATGTTTTTTGCCATTAGCGTGGTGATGTTTTTGCTGCATCGGGTTGGGGATGGAGTTTTAGTCGTAATCGTTATTTTTGGCGGCGTGTTGGTCAACATTTGCCAAGAGATTTGGGCAAAGCAGCAGCTTGATAAAATTGCCTTGCTCAGTCGTCCTAAAGCCACGGTCATTCGGGAGGACAGAGAACAAGACATTGACCCAAGCGAGATTGTGCTGGGAGATTTACTGTTAGTGCAACCGGGCGACCAAATCTTGGTAGATGGTCAGATTGTGGGCGAGGGGCGAATTGAGGTAGATGAGTCGCTGTTGACGGGGGAGTCTGACCTAATTTTGAAGCAGATAAATATGCCCGTTTACTCTGGGAGTTTTTGCGTCAGTGGGACGGCTTGCTATGAAACTCACAAGGTTGGAACCGATACTTTGGCTTTTAAGCTGATGATAGGCGCGCGTGCGTTTCGGCGATCGGCAACGCCGCTACAAGTTGAAATCAATGTGGTGATTCGGGTGTTCATGCTGATTTCCTGCTTCCTCTGGACGCTAGTTGGCATCAGCTTTTTTAGCAGTTCCTATTCATTGCCTGAGATTGTTCAACGGGCGGCAGTCGTGGCGGGTTTAGTGCCAGCAGGCTTGCTACTGGCAATTACCTTAGCCTATGGGCTAGGCGCAGTCCGGATGGTGGGGCAAGATGTGTTAATTCAACAGTCTAATGCTGTCGAATCATTAAGTAATGTAGACACCCTGTGCTTGGATAAAACAGGCACCCTGACGACAAACCAGCTTCGCCTCCGAGAAATTTTTGCCTTCGATCGCCCCCAAGCTGAAATAGCAGCGCTCCTAGCCGACTACGCAGCAAGTACAACAGCAGGAAATAAAACCACCGAGGCGCTAGCGAAGTTTTCCGAAGGCAGCCTTCTATCCCCCTGCTACCCCAAAGCCGAAGTTCCCTTTTCTTCGGCTCGTAAGTGGAGCGCGATCGCCTTTGATGATCTCGATCGGCAAGGGGTCTATATTCTCGGCGCACCCGAAATTCTTGCCAGCGTCATGCCTTTGTCTGCCAAACTCAAAGACCTGATTCAAAGCCAAGCACAACAAGGGTTACGGGTCATCCTCTTTGCCCACAGCCTCGACCTCACAGCAGTCCAAGATCCTGAGCATCCTAAGCTTCCACACGATCTACGTCCTCTAGCGCTTTTAAGCTTCGACGACCAACTCCGCCCCGAAGCTTACGCCACCCTTCAGGGCTTCTTTGCCGCAGGGATTGAGGTCAAAATTATTTCAGGAGATAATCCTCAAACCGTAGCTGCCTTGGCAAAGCAGGCAGGACTGGGGACAGAAGTGCAGGTTATTTCGGGGCAAGAGTTGGCTGAAATGGATGAGAACCAATTTGCTCAGGCGGCAGAAACCTGCAACGTGTTTGGGCGCATTAGCCCCGACCAAAAAGCTAAGCTGGTGCGAAAGATGCGGCTGGCAGGGCGATATGTGGCAATGATTGGCGATGGAGTCAATGATCTTTTGTCACTGAAACAGGCGAACTTGGCGATCGCCATGGAGAGCGGCAGCAAAGCCACCCGAGGCGTTGCCGATATTGTTTTGCTGAAGGATTCCTTTGGGGCGCTGCCCCGCGCTTTTCTAGAAGGGCAACGCATTCGCAACGGCATTCAAGACGTGCTAAAACTCTTTATGATCCGGACATTTTGTGTAACCCTGCTGATTTTTGCCACAGCCATTGTCACCGATAGTTTTCCTTTACAAAACAAGCAAAGTGCAGTTGTCGCCCTCATTGGCGTTGGCTTCCCCACCCTGTTCATTCCCATTTGGGCAAAACCAGGGTTGTTGCCCCGGCGCAGTATGGTGCGATCGATCCTTCACTTCGTTATCCCGGCAACTCTCACCCTGACCTTTGTCTCTCTCTTTGTTTACCTGTTCTACCTCGTGGTGGCAGTTCTCGACCTACCACCCGGCTCGGGTTTGGCAGAAGTGAATCATGCTGTGCCTCGCAGCGCTCTGGTCACTATCTTAATCATGGGACAGTTGTTGCTCATGCCATTTTTAAAGCCTCCCACGACTGCCTGGGTAGGTGGCGAACCCCTCAGCGGAGATAAGCGCTACTCAATCGTTGCGATCGCGCTCTTTGGGCTGTATCTTTTAGTACTAGCCGTTTCGCCTGTACGCCAATTTTTCGAGCTTTATCCCTTGGGCATCGCCAACTATTTATTTATTGGGCTAATTGCCCTGGAGTGGTGCTTAGTGCTGAGATTTATGTGGCGGAGTCGGTTTCTCGATCGCTTCTTAGGGGTTGACTTAAGCTAA
- a CDS encoding chromosome segregation ATPase: MTGKYDASNPRAASQIPQGSPHDRSDPVPPASAERKIPPLHIPSTAQPSAKFSPEFQPAIANQVSDQSPPQPSQRRILPLQLQLPKSWQFWGIATIVALGSVGALSVAVLLKLPALPNCPAVFWPTASASLRLYCAQLASEKRTLPNLLEAIALVKDLPSDHPLRPEVDRNLEQWASDILTLADAAFQRGELKKAIDAAQKIPTTTAAAKLVKQQIKDWNETWASAYRIYKESEKALEKQDLKEAFLIATRLLSVPNQYWQTTKYRELTGVINATRKDVEKLTKAQGFAEQGGLDNFIAAIRLAEEINDKSRIYKQVQLFVAKVGKDMLDLAKDAMSRRDFDEAAAIARQIPTAAGLEAEVEDFSTLADAESQAWGGSVSDLQAAILAAQKLKRDRPLYSRAQELIAIWKLEIQDVAYLDQAKDLASGGGINDLAAAVNEASKIPSGNPRYDEARQEIARWQDTIQTVEDRPILDRADQLAEGGNVNALQSAIDEVSRIGKGRSLSADADQRIADWSDRIHRIQDQPKLDRARQLADLGDLAGAIAIANQIGSNRTLYSDAQADIRDWNDRLEINEDQPRLEQARALAEQGDLARAIATARQIPANRNLYNEAQNDIQSWQNQSAGLQRMQQAYALADVGSQSSLLSAIQIADQISTDSPARAEAEQMISEWSYDLLQLAENRSDQNPLRAIAIAESIPPNTPAYDAAQGRIQVWRLQLPIAPR; the protein is encoded by the coding sequence ATGACCGGAAAATATGACGCATCAAACCCCCGTGCTGCTTCGCAGATACCGCAAGGGTCGCCCCACGATCGCTCCGATCCAGTTCCTCCCGCCAGTGCCGAGCGAAAAATTCCTCCTCTGCACATTCCCAGCACTGCTCAGCCATCGGCTAAGTTTTCTCCAGAGTTTCAGCCCGCGATCGCCAATCAAGTCTCAGATCAATCGCCGCCCCAGCCGTCTCAACGCCGCATCCTGCCCCTACAATTGCAACTGCCCAAAAGCTGGCAGTTCTGGGGCATTGCGACCATAGTGGCACTAGGCAGCGTCGGCGCTCTGTCAGTTGCTGTATTGCTAAAGCTGCCTGCCTTGCCCAACTGTCCGGCTGTGTTTTGGCCCACTGCCTCAGCCTCTTTACGCCTGTATTGCGCCCAACTGGCAAGCGAAAAGCGCACCCTTCCTAACTTGCTAGAGGCGATCGCCCTCGTCAAAGATCTCCCTTCAGATCATCCGCTTCGCCCCGAAGTTGACCGTAACTTAGAGCAATGGGCAAGCGATATTTTGACCCTGGCAGATGCAGCGTTTCAACGAGGGGAATTAAAAAAGGCGATCGATGCAGCTCAAAAAATTCCGACAACCACTGCCGCCGCTAAGCTTGTCAAGCAGCAGATTAAAGACTGGAACGAAACTTGGGCAAGCGCTTACCGCATTTACAAAGAGTCTGAGAAAGCGCTGGAAAAACAAGACCTGAAAGAAGCTTTTTTAATCGCGACCCGTCTGCTGTCTGTTCCGAATCAGTACTGGCAAACCACCAAATATCGTGAGCTAACGGGCGTTATTAATGCCACCCGTAAAGACGTGGAGAAGCTGACAAAAGCCCAAGGGTTCGCTGAGCAAGGAGGGCTAGACAATTTTATTGCTGCGATTCGGCTGGCTGAAGAGATTAACGATAAAAGCCGGATTTACAAGCAAGTTCAATTGTTTGTGGCTAAGGTCGGCAAGGATATGCTTGATTTAGCCAAAGATGCCATGTCTCGGCGCGATTTTGACGAAGCTGCCGCTATTGCTCGTCAAATCCCCACAGCAGCAGGGTTAGAAGCAGAGGTGGAAGACTTTAGCACCCTGGCAGATGCCGAATCACAGGCTTGGGGCGGCAGCGTTTCTGATCTGCAAGCTGCCATCCTCGCCGCACAAAAGCTGAAGCGCGATCGCCCTCTTTACAGCCGCGCCCAAGAGCTAATCGCTATTTGGAAACTCGAAATTCAAGATGTTGCCTACCTCGACCAAGCTAAAGACCTAGCAAGCGGCGGCGGCATCAATGACTTAGCTGCTGCTGTGAACGAAGCCAGCAAAATTCCATCGGGCAACCCCCGCTACGATGAAGCTCGACAAGAAATTGCCCGTTGGCAAGACACTATCCAAACCGTAGAAGACCGCCCTATTCTAGATCGCGCTGACCAGTTGGCAGAGGGAGGAAATGTCAATGCTCTCCAATCTGCCATTGATGAAGTTAGTCGCATTGGGAAAGGGCGATCGCTCTCTGCTGATGCTGATCAGCGGATTGCCGACTGGTCAGATCGCATTCACCGGATTCAAGACCAGCCCAAGCTCGATCGCGCTAGACAACTGGCAGACCTGGGCGACTTAGCAGGCGCGATCGCCATTGCTAACCAAATTGGCTCTAACCGGACACTTTACAGCGATGCCCAAGCCGATATCCGGGACTGGAACGATCGCCTAGAGATTAACGAAGATCAGCCTAGACTAGAGCAAGCCAGGGCTTTGGCAGAACAGGGCGACTTAGCCAGAGCGATCGCCACTGCCCGACAAATCCCTGCCAACCGTAATCTTTACAACGAAGCGCAAAACGATATCCAATCCTGGCAAAATCAATCGGCAGGGTTACAGCGAATGCAGCAAGCCTATGCTTTGGCAGACGTAGGCTCTCAAAGTTCACTGCTCTCAGCCATCCAAATTGCTGACCAAATTTCTACCGATAGCCCCGCACGGGCTGAGGCTGAGCAAATGATTAGTGAGTGGAGCTACGATTTATTACAACTCGCCGAAAATCGGTCAGATCAAAACCCATTAAGAGCCATTGCGATCGCCGAGTCCATTCCACCGAATACTCCTGCCTACGATGCTGCTCAAGGGCGAATTCAAGTCTGGCGGCTACAACTGCCAATAGCGCCACGGTAG
- a CDS encoding Uma2 family endonuclease, whose amino-acid sequence MTATLIQSPDRVLLKNISWHTYQSLVKDFEQQPAMCLTYDQGTLEIKMPLDPHESYKKLLGRLVEALTEELGIEVRSLGSRTCDREDLARGLEPNQCYYIQNEPVVWDKEQIDLSIDPSPDLAIEVDISSSSINRLDIYAALGVPEVWRYNGQSLLMYRLESQQYQSCSHSAAFPLLTAADVERFLKLKKTTKENALIRLFREWVGDRLNSP is encoded by the coding sequence ATGACCGCAACTTTGATCCAAAGCCCCGATCGCGTTCTTCTAAAAAATATTAGTTGGCATACCTATCAGTCTCTTGTAAAGGACTTTGAGCAACAGCCCGCAATGTGCTTAACGTATGACCAAGGGACATTAGAAATCAAAATGCCGTTAGATCCCCATGAAAGTTACAAAAAGCTGCTCGGACGATTGGTGGAAGCATTAACGGAAGAACTAGGAATTGAAGTGCGAAGTTTAGGCTCTAGAACGTGCGATCGCGAAGACCTGGCACGGGGGCTAGAACCGAATCAGTGCTACTACATTCAAAATGAGCCAGTCGTGTGGGATAAGGAACAAATTGATTTATCGATCGATCCGTCCCCTGATTTGGCGATCGAAGTAGACATTAGCAGCAGTTCAATCAATCGACTCGATATTTATGCTGCCTTGGGTGTGCCTGAAGTTTGGCGTTATAATGGTCAATCTTTGCTGATGTATCGGTTGGAAAGTCAGCAGTATCAATCTTGCAGCCATAGTGCTGCTTTTCCTTTGTTGACCGCTGCGGATGTTGAAAGGTTTTTGAAACTTAAGAAAACAACGAAGGAAAATGCGCTGATTCGGCTATTTCGAGAATGGGTTGGCGATCGCCTCAACTCTCCATAA
- the pyrR gene encoding bifunctional pyr operon transcriptional regulator/uracil phosphoribosyltransferase PyrR: MPPEVIEILSADEVRRTVNRLASEIVEQTDDLSKLVLLGIYTRGVPLAEILVRQIETLEKVQVPLGFLDITFYRDDLDRINLRTPEKTDIPFDLSGKTVILIDDVIYKGRTIRAALNAVNDYGRPEKIRLAVLVDRGHRDLPIHPDFTGKALPTSKEEKVKVYLQAIDGQDRVELVRGS, from the coding sequence ATGCCGCCCGAAGTTATTGAAATTCTTTCGGCAGACGAAGTGCGCCGAACCGTCAACCGCCTAGCCTCTGAGATTGTTGAACAGACTGATGATCTGTCTAAGTTGGTGCTGCTCGGAATCTACACGCGAGGCGTGCCCCTAGCAGAGATCTTAGTCAGACAAATAGAGACACTGGAAAAAGTCCAAGTGCCTCTAGGTTTTCTAGACATTACCTTTTACCGCGATGACCTGGATCGAATCAACCTACGAACGCCTGAAAAGACTGATATTCCGTTTGATCTATCAGGTAAAACGGTTATTTTGATAGACGATGTGATTTATAAGGGGCGAACTATTCGGGCAGCGCTCAACGCCGTTAACGACTATGGCAGACCCGAAAAAATTCGGTTAGCGGTATTGGTCGATCGCGGGCATCGAGATCTGCCCATCCATCCAGACTTTACGGGCAAAGCGCTACCGACTTCTAAAGAAGAAAAAGTTAAGGTTTACCTTCAAGCGATCGATGGACAAGACAGAGTTGAACTAGTTCGGGGCAGCTAA
- the fni gene encoding type 2 isopentenyl-diphosphate Delta-isomerase, with protein sequence MIVDSLTTQNRKADHLRVCLEDDVQFHQTTTGLERYRFTHCCLPELDRHEINLSTSFLGKQLGAPLLISSMTGGTDLAKTINYRLAEAAQHYGIAMGVGSQRVAIENPQVTSTFAVRSVAPDILLFANLGAVQLNYRYGLDECLRVVDALEADALILHLNPLQESVQTKGDTNFAGLLTQIALLCKKLPVPVIAKEVGNGISAVMAQKLIEAGVRAIDVAGAGGTSWARVESERAQDNQQRRLGATFADWGLPTADCVKAVRSLSATLPLIASGGLRNGLDVAKAIALGADVAGLALPFLQAAAESEGALHELVEVLIAEITTVLFCTGTGSLPGLREPGILVER encoded by the coding sequence ATGATTGTTGACTCATTGACTACTCAAAATAGAAAAGCTGATCATTTGCGCGTTTGTCTTGAAGATGATGTGCAGTTTCATCAAACGACAACTGGCTTAGAGCGTTATCGATTCACACATTGTTGTTTGCCTGAACTCGATCGCCATGAAATTAATCTTTCTACCTCTTTTCTAGGCAAGCAACTGGGTGCGCCTCTGTTAATTTCTTCCATGACGGGTGGCACTGACTTGGCAAAAACAATCAACTATCGCCTTGCCGAAGCAGCACAGCATTATGGCATTGCGATGGGTGTGGGTTCGCAACGAGTGGCGATCGAAAATCCACAGGTCACTTCTACCTTTGCGGTTCGCTCTGTAGCCCCTGACATTTTGCTATTTGCTAATTTAGGAGCCGTCCAGCTTAATTATCGTTATGGCTTAGACGAGTGTCTGCGAGTGGTCGATGCTCTGGAAGCTGACGCACTGATTTTGCACCTTAATCCTCTCCAAGAGAGTGTTCAAACTAAGGGGGATACTAACTTTGCAGGATTGCTAACCCAAATTGCCCTGCTTTGTAAAAAACTGCCTGTTCCAGTCATTGCTAAGGAAGTGGGTAATGGGATTTCGGCAGTGATGGCGCAAAAGCTAATCGAGGCTGGCGTTAGGGCGATCGATGTGGCAGGAGCCGGAGGGACTTCGTGGGCAAGGGTAGAGAGTGAGCGGGCGCAGGATAACCAGCAGCGACGACTAGGAGCGACGTTTGCAGATTGGGGATTGCCGACAGCAGATTGTGTAAAGGCGGTGCGATCGCTCTCTGCTACGTTACCTTTAATTGCTTCAGGAGGGCTGCGGAATGGCTTGGACGTGGCAAAGGCGATCGCGTTGGGCGCTGACGTGGCAGGGCTTGCCTTGCCATTTTTGCAGGCGGCGGCTGAGTCGGAGGGCGCATTGCACGAGTTGGTTGAGGTGTTGATTGCTGAAATTACAACGGTCTTGTTTTGTACCGGGACGGGAAGTTTGCCAGGATTGCGGGAGCCAGGAATTTTGGTAGAGCGGTAG
- a CDS encoding GNAT family N-acetyltransferase yields the protein MQCVDIARILEIDEISIDHLVKESSFQGFRFVERLIRDYCSGLNCFDKSGEVLLKASLEGMVIGIGGLNQDPYFNDPKVGRLRHLYVGAAWRRCGIGRLLVNQLVEEASQHFHLLTLRTDTPAANQFYQELGFKTHPSWEHTTHHLQLSRVEYIPLIGKILRPT from the coding sequence GTGCAATGTGTCGATATCGCTCGAATTTTAGAGATAGATGAAATATCCATCGATCATCTTGTCAAAGAAAGCTCATTCCAGGGATTTCGATTTGTTGAAAGACTCATTCGAGATTATTGTAGCGGTTTGAATTGCTTTGATAAGTCTGGAGAAGTATTACTTAAAGCATCATTAGAAGGCATGGTCATTGGAATAGGTGGATTAAATCAAGATCCATATTTTAATGATCCTAAAGTTGGACGATTGCGACATTTATACGTTGGAGCGGCTTGGCGCAGGTGTGGTATAGGACGTTTGCTAGTCAATCAGTTGGTTGAAGAAGCTAGTCAGCACTTCCATCTTTTGACATTGCGCACCGACACACCAGCCGCTAATCAGTTTTATCAAGAATTGGGGTTTAAGACTCATCCTAGCTGGGAGCACACGACTCATCATTTACAGTTAAGCAGGGTAGAGTATATTCCCTTGATAGGCAAAATTTTAAGACCTACCTAG